Genomic segment of Picrophilus oshimae DSM 9789:
CTTGTTGAAGCTGCGACATTTTTCTCTGTTCCACTTTCAAACACGCAAACATTAACATCAAGCGTCTTTGGAGTTGGCATATCATATAAATACAAGGCAATATACATAAAGCCATTTATAATAATTGTAATGACATGGATTATCGCACCATTGCTTGGATTGATTCTTGGATATATAGCCTAACAAAACTTTTATAAAATAGATTTAATTAAATAAAGCATGAGAAAGAAGATAGCTATCATTGGTGTTGTTATACTTATAATCGGCATAGCCGTATTTGCCACCGGTAGTTATGAGGGTACACATCTATTACACAGATCTGTATCAGAAATAAGGACAGGGGAGTACAAAACTGATAATATAACCCTGAAATCAGGAGACATACTTGCTGTTACATCGCCGCCAAGCGTTTATGGGCTTATACCGTTAAATGACATTAAAATAGTTAATTCAACAAACATAAACAAGTATTCTCTGAAGCCGCTTGTATCATCATCAACTGCTGTTGAATACCTTGTAAATTCAACAAATTCAGGTAGCTACGCCTTTGTTATGTTCACATCGGCAGTATCATCAACATTTACATATGAATACGGTGCATTTTCAACAATAGAAGTCATTGGTGTCCTTGCCCTCTTTGGTATAATCATAGGTGTCATAGGCTTTATTATTTTAATAGCTGGCCTTATATTAAAACCAAAGCAGAGAGAGCCACAGGATATAAATTTTTAAATAATTTATTGAAATTATTAAAGAATGAGAAAATCCTTAATTATTGCAGGCATCGTTGTTCTTATAATAGGACTTTTATTCTACGGTGTAATGACCTATGAAACCGGCTTGCTTTCACATAAGAGCATTACTGAAATAAGACCAGGAGAATATGTAAGTGATAATTTTACAGCAGATTATAATTATATAGTAACAATAAAGAATCCAACTCCTGTATCAGGCCTTGTTTCATTATCGAATCTTGACAAGGTAACAAACGCATCAATGTTATATAAATATAAAATAAGATCTGATTATGCATTTGGCAATGTAAAGGAATATGAGCATTTGGCGCCTGGAAAATATGTATTTGTGGATTTCTCAAATTCAAGACCGGCATTGATATATGAATCCGAGCCCTCAGGCTTTCTTGTTGAAATAGGATATCTTGACTATGCATCTGTTCTTGTGATAATACTTGGACCTGTAATATCAATAATAGGTATTTTTACCGGCAGCAGGAAAATAGCCTTCTGAAAATATTTTTATAATAATACTGTATTTTCAATTATGTCCGGAAAGTTATCAGGTAAGGTTGCACTAATAACAGGCGCATCAAAGGGCCTTGGCAGGGCAATAGCAGAAAAATTCTATGAGGAGGGGGCAAAAATTGCAATAAATTACAACAGGGATAAAGATGCCGCAGAGGCCTTAAAGGAGAAATTGCATGGTTCTGAAATATTTAAGGCGGATGTTTCAAACCGTGGTGAAATAAGAAACATGATAAATGACATACATAAAAAACTTGGAAACATAGATATCCTTGTCAATAATGCGGGCATGTGGCATTTACTATCATGGGATGATTTTGATGAAAAAAAGGTAAATGAAATGTTCTCAATAAACTTAATGGGACCGATATACACCGTTGTTGAGGCACTTGATGATTTAAAAAAGACCCATGGAATAATAATAAATATGGCATCCAATGCGGGCATAGGAACGGCTGCAAAGAATACAACGTTTTATTCAATAACAAAGGCCGGCGTTATTATGCTGACAAAGAGACTTGCATTTGATCTAATGGATTATAAGATACGTGTGAATGCCATAGCACCTGGCTGGATAGAAACGGATATGACCATAGGCAATAAAACCAGTGAAGAAATAAAAGAGCTTGAGAATTCATTCATATCAAGGACAAGCCTTAGAATGTTTGGCATTCCTGA
This window contains:
- a CDS encoding SDR family oxidoreductase, which encodes MSGKLSGKVALITGASKGLGRAIAEKFYEEGAKIAINYNRDKDAAEALKEKLHGSEIFKADVSNRGEIRNMINDIHKKLGNIDILVNNAGMWHLLSWDDFDEKKVNEMFSINLMGPIYTVVEALDDLKKTHGIIINMASNAGIGTAAKNTTFYSITKAGVIMLTKRLAFDLMDYKIRVNAIAPGWIETDMTIGNKTSEEIKELENSFISRTSLRMFGIPEYIANAALFLASDDSKYMNGQVMVIDGGRLDNLTHGI